The Microterricola viridarii nucleotide sequence GGGTGGACGAGCTGAACCCCGTCGCCGTGCGCCTGATCGCCGAGAGCCTGCGCGGCGGAACGATCGCCGCCGCCGTCATCCTCGCGGCCGGCGCCCTGCTGTTCTGCCTCTCACTGTTCACCCGCTACGCCACGGTCATCGGCCTGTACGAGTCGCTGCAGGCGGGCGCGCTCGGCGGCATCGCCCTCACCCTGCTGCAGCTGGCCCTGCTGCCCAATGCCGTCATCTGGTCTGCCAGCTGGGTCGTCGGCCCCGGCTTCGCCGTCGGTGCCGGCAGCAGCGTCTCGCCCGGCGCCACCGTGCTCGGCCCCGTGCCCGGGCTGCCGCTGCTCGGGGCGCTGCCGGATGGCAGCGCCGGCCCGGGCTTCCTCGTGTTGCTCGTCCCGATCCTGGCCGGCTTCGCCATCGGGATGCTGTTGCGCCAGCGCATGACGGAGGCGAAGCCCTCCGCGCCGATCCTCGTCGGTCAGGGCCTGGCCGCCGGCGTCGTGGCCGGCGTCATCCTGGGCATGCTGGCCTGGATCTCCGCGGGTTCGGCCGGGCCGGGCCGGCTGCAGGAGGTCGGCCCCAACCCGTGGCTGGTCGCCGCCTTCGCCGCCCTGGAGGTGGGGCTGCCTGCCGTGCTCGGCCTGTACGCCGGCGCGGTCAGCGTGCTGCCCAGCCGGTTCCGTCGCTCGGCGCAGGCCAAGCCGGAGTCGGAGCCGGCCTCCGAGCCGGCAGCCGGCCCGACCGCCTGAACGGGAGGGTCGAACCCGCTGCGGTAGGCTCAAAGCGTGCTGAAGCTCGTCGTGTTGATCTCTGGAACCGGATCGAACCTCCGGGCACTGCTCGAAGCCACACTGGCCGAGGATTTCGGCGCCCGCGTCGTCGCCATCGGCGCCGACCGCGATGCCGAGGGCCTGGCCCTCGGCGAGGAGTTCGGCATCCCCACCTTCACGGTGCCGTTCACCTCCTTCCCCGACCGGGCCAGCTGGGGTGACGAGCTCCTCGCCCAGGTGCAGCAGTGGAGCCCGGACCTCGTCGTGCTGAGCGGGATGATGCGCCTCGTGCCGCCGCGCTTCGTCGCCGGTCTCACCCCGAACCTGTTGAACACCCACCCCGCCTACCTCCCCGAGTTCCCCGGGGCCCACGGGGTTCGCGACGCGATCGACGCCGGTGTCGATCAAAGCGGCGCGAGCCTGATCATCGTCGACAACAGCGTCGACGGCGGGCCCATCGTGGTGCAAGAGCGCGTCGGCGTCCTGCCCGGCGACACCGAGCACGACCTGCACGAGCGCATCAAACCCGTCGAACGCCGCCTGCTCATCCAGGCGGTGCGCGATATCGCCACCGGCCACATCAACCTCAAGGAGTTCAGCACGCAATGAGCGGCCCCAGTCACGACCCGTCCCTCTACCGTTCCCGCGACATCGTCCCGGTGCGGCGCGCGCTGCTCTCGGTGAGCGACAAGACCGATCTGCTTGAGCTGGCCGCCGCGCTTGCGGCATCCGGCGTCGAGATCGTCTCGACGGGCTCGACCGCCTCGACCATCCGCGATGCGGGCTTCGCCGTGACCGATGTCGCCAGCGTCACCGGCTTCGCCGAGGCCCTCGACGGACGCGTCAAGACGCTGCACCCGGCCGTGCACGCTGGCCTGCTCGCAGACCTCCGCCTCGAGTCGCACGAGGCGCAGCTGCTCGAGCTCGGCATCGCGCCGTTCGAGCTCGTCGTCGTGAACCTCTACCCCTTCGCCGAGACGGTCGCCTCCGGCGCCCCCGCCAGCGACGTCGTCGAGCAGATCGACATCGGCGGCCCCGCCATGGTGCGCGCCTCGGCGAAGAACCACGCCAACGTGGCCATCGTTGTCTCGCCCACCCGCTACCCCGTGATCATCGCGGCGCTGCAGGCCGGCGGCACCACCCTCGCCCAGCGCCAGGCCCTCGCCGCCGAGGCGTTCCGGCACACCGCCACCTACGACGTCAACGTCGCCAGCTGGATCGGCAACGTCGTCGCCCCCGACGACGAGGGAACCGGCTTCCCCGGCTGGGTCGGCGCCACCTGGACCCGCCAGCAGAGCCTGCGCTACGGCGAGAACTCGCACCAGAAGGCGGCGCTCTACCGCAACCGCGAGGGCGGCGGCATCGCCCAGGCCACGCAGCTGCACGGCAAGGAGATGTCGTACAACAACTTCGTCGACGCCGACGCCGCCGTGCGCGCCGCCTACGACTTTGACCTGCCGGCCGTCGCGATCATCAAGCACGCCAACCCGTGCGGAATCGCCGTCGCGGCGACGGATGCCGCCGACCCCATCGCCTCGGCGCACGAGCGGGCCCACGCCTGCGACCCGGTGTCGGCCTTCGGGGGCGTCATCGCCGCCAACCGCACCGTCACCGCCGAGATGGCCCGCACCGTGAGCGCCATCTTCACCGAGGTGCTCGTCGCCCCGGCCTTCGACGAGGAGGCCGTCGAGATCCTCACCGCGAAGAAGAACATCCGCCTGCTCCAGCTGCCGGCCGACTACCGCCCGACGGCCACCGAGATCCGCCAGGTCTCCGGCGGCCTGCTGATGCAGCAGGCCGACTCCTTCGCCGACTTCAGCTCCGCCGGCTGGACGCTCGCCGCGGGCAGCGAGGCCGACGCCGAGACGCGCAGCGAGCTCGAGTTCGCCTGGCGCGCCTGCCGCGCGGTCAAGTCCAACGGCATCCTGCTCGCCGCAGGCGGCGCCTCCGTCGGCGTCGGCATGGGCCAGGTCAACCGGGTCGACTCCTGCCACCTCGCGGTGAACCGCGCTGGCGACCGGGCGCGTGGATCTGTCGCGGCATCCGACGCCTTCTTCCCCTTCGCCGACGGCCTGCAGGTGCTGCTCGACGCCGGCGTGACCGCCGTCGTCCAGCCCGGAGGCTCCGTGCGCGACGAGGAGGTCATCGCCGCGGCGAACGCCGCCGGCGTGACCATGTACTTCACCGGGGAGCGTCACTTCTTCCACTAGGAGCGCGCGAACCACCCCCGACGACCGGATGCCGCAGCCGCGGCATCCGGTCGTTTCGCATGTGCGCCCGGCCGCCGCGCTTTTCAGGCCTGCGCGTCGCGCGCGATAGTCTCGCTCCATGACTTCTTCGGATGCCGCAGCTGCCGACACCCCTGCCCCGCCCGCCGCAAGCCCCCACCTCGCGCCCCGGCCGACCCCCCGCTCCGAGCGGCCGCGCAGCACCTCCGCCGCGGTGCTCTCCGCCCTCACCGTCGTGCTCGGCGCCTACCTGGTGACGGTGCTCGGCTACTTCATCAGCAGCGGCCAGCAGAGCCAGGCGCTCAGCCAGTTCGGCGGCTTCTTCGCCCTGCCCGCGCTGATCGCCTTCGTGCTGCTCGCCGTGTTCAACCTGCTCGGCGCGACGCGGGCCTGGCTGCCCGCCCTGGCCGGCGGCCTCGGCGCCGGCATCATCGGGGCGCTGCTCGGCTCGGCCGTGCTGCTCTCGGCCTCCACCGGCAACATCCTCGCCTCCGACGTCGCCGTCTACCTGTTCGGCAGCCTGGTCGGCTTCAACCTGCTGTTCGTGCTCTCCGTCGCCATCACCTCCGCGCTGCTCGGCCCGCGCGTGTACGGCTCGATCATCGGCTACCGCACCGTCGGGCGCCGCTCGGGGGAGCGCCACGTGGCACTCGTGCGCATCCCGGCCTCCAACCTCGCCGACGGCGAGCTCACCCACATCGACCGCATCCCGGTCAACATCGAGCTCGCCGACCAGCAGTGGGACAACTACTGCGCCGCCCTCGACGCGGAGGGCTGGGAGACGATCGAGGTGCCCGCGGCGCCCGAGATGGCCGACTCCGTGTTCATCGAGGACACCGTGGTCATGTTCGGCGAGCTGGCCGTGATCACGAACCCCGGCGCGGAGTCGCGCAACGCCGAGACCGTCGGCACCGAGCAGGCCGTCCGCGAGCTCGGCGGCCTGGCGATCGAGCGCATCAGCGCGCCGGGCACCCTCGACGGCGGAGACGTGCTGAAGGTCGGCAAGACCGTCTACGTCGGCCGCTCGCTGCGCACCAACGCCGAGGGCATCCGCCAGCTGCGCGCGCTGCTGGCCCCGCACGGCTACACCGTCGTCGCGGTGCCGTTGACCAAGGCGCTGCACCTGAAGACCTCCGTCACCGCGCTGCCGGACGGCACCGTGATCGGCTGGGCCCCGTTCGTCGACCACCCGGAGCTGTTCGACCGCTTCCTGGCGATGCCGGAGGAGGCCGGCGCGGCCGTCGTCGTGCTCAGCCCGGACACCGTGCTGATGTCGGCCTCCGCCCCGCGGAGCGCCGCGCTCATCGCCGACCTCGGCTACCGCGTCGTCACCGTCGACATCTCGGAGTTCGAGAAGCTCGAGGGCTGCGTCACCTGCCTGAGCGTGCGGGTCCGCTAGCCGAACCCCACTGGTCGGTCCCGCTGACCTGTCTCGGTGGTCGGGCCGCCGGCCCGGCCCCGCGCGCTCGGCCGGAGTCTCGGTCGACCCCTCGGTGATCCCCGCCCCGGATGCCGCGTGCCGCCCGTTTCGCCGGCCGGCCTCGCACGGCGCACGGCTCGACTGCGTCAGCGTGCGGGGCGTGAACGGAATCCGTGCCGAGAAAACCCTTGCGGAACGCTCGGTCCACCCCATATTCTGTAGGGCTGTGCGCAGTACCGCCGCCCTGCACGCCCAGCACCAGAGAACATTGCAGGTGACACTGCAGGTGACACAACGACGCGCTCAGGAGGATGCAATGACACAGACAGCACACACCACGGTGAACGACAGCCACGTGGACAGCGCTGCCCGTGGCGCCTCCCTCCGCCCGTATCTCGTGGCCGCCCCGGCCCTTCCGGCCCGCTAGGCGACAAGCACCGGCATCGCCATCCGCAGGCCAACACACGGCCTGCCGCTCTGACACCGAGACCGTGCACCCCGCCGCCCTGCGCGCCGCGGGCGAGCACCCTCATCCTGCACTCACAATCGTCGATCCGCTGGAGCACCCAGGGACCGTCGGAATCCACACCGTTTGGGAATCAACTTGTCTTCAACCGCTGCACCCCAGCACCCGCCCACCCCGCCCACATCGACACCGGCCGAGAAGCCGGAGCTGGGCGCCGTGCGCGCCCTCTGGCGGCTCCGCGCCTTCGTCGGCCCGGCCATGCCGGCCTTCGTCGGCAGCATGCTCGCCGCCCTCGTCGCGCAGCTGATCGCCCTCACCATCCCGCAGGTGCTGCAGCAGATCGTCGACGGCCCGCTCGCCAACCGGGACGCGGCCGCCGTTGTGCCGCTCGCCCTGCTCGTCTTCGGGCTCGGCGCCGTCGAGGCGCTGCTCTACGGCCTGCGCCGCTGGCTCGTCGTCGGCCCCGGCACCCGGGTTGAGGCGCGCATGCGCAACACGCTGTACGCCAAGCTGCAAGACCTGCCCGTCAACTTCCACGACAAGTGGCCGAGCGGTCAGCTGCTCTCGCGCGCCGTCAGCGACCTCGGCCTGATCCGCCGCTGGCTCTCCTTCGGCCTCGTGTTGACGGTCGTCAACGTCATCGTGATCATCGTCGGCGTCGGCATCCTGATGTCGATGAACTGGCTGCTCGGCCTGATCTTCCTGGTCTGCTCGCTCCCGCTGTGGTGGGCCGGCTACCGCTTCGAGGGCCGCTACTCCGAGAAGTCCCGGCTCAGCCAGGACCAGGCCGGTGACCTCGCCACGGCCGTCGAGGAGTCGGTGCACGGCATCCGCGTGCTCAAGGCGTTCGGGCGCGGCAAGCACGCGCTGTCGAACTTCCGCAGCCAGGCGGAGTCGCTGCGCAGCACCGAGATCGCCAAGGCGCGCCTCGACGCCGACATCTGGGTGTGGATCATGGTCGTCCCGGCGATCGCGCTCTCCATCTGCCTCACGGTCGGCATCTGGCTGGCCGCGCAGGGGCAGCTGAGCGTCGGCGAGCTCGTCGCCTTCTTCGCCACGGCCACCGTGCTCGCCTGGCCGATCGAGTCGATCGGCTTCATGCTCGCCTTCGCCCTCGACGCGCGCACCGCCACCGACCGCTTCTTCGACATCATCGACAGCGAGAACACCATCGTCGACCCGGCAGAGCCGCGGAGCCTGGACCGCCCGCGCGGCGAGCTCGCCTTCACCGACGTGCACTTCCGCTACCAGGACTCGCCGGAGCGCTTCGGCGACCTGCTCGACGGCATCGACCTCGTGTTGACGCCGGGGGAGACGATGGCGCTGGTCGGCCTGACCGGCTGCGGCAAGACGACGCTCACCGCGCTCACCACCCGGCTCTACGACGTCACCGGCGGTTCCGTCACGCTCGACGGCGTCGACGTGCGGGCGTTCAAGCGCGAGGAGCTGCGCACCCACATCGCGATGGCGTTCGAGGATGCCACGCTGTTCAGCGCCTCGGTGCGCGAGAACGTGCTCCTCGGCCGGCCGGAGCTGGCCGGCGACGACCCGTCCGTCCGGGCCGAGGCCGACCGTGTGCTGGAGCAGGCACTCGCGATCGCCCAGGCGGCGTTCGCCTACGACCTGCCGGAGGGACTCGACACCCGCGTCGGCGAGGAGGGCATGAGCCTCTCCGGCGGCCAGCGCCAGCGCCTGGCGCTGGCCCGCGCCGTCGCCGCCAAACCGGCCGTGCTCGTGCTCGATGACCCCCTGTCGGCG carries:
- a CDS encoding cell division protein PerM, which codes for MNRITIALLAALEAAISVAIGLGIALVPLTILWATGSGLSADWTVFWRAAADVWLLGHGVDLTITLPAAFVSALALPGADAAFTVSIALLGFALLTIVLGVGAGRRAGHSAHPVQAAAIVVAVFWGLAALIAVSARHPIASPAAATALLLPGLVYAASVLTGLALSRRAVLGTLGRRLAAAVRSWVDELNPVAVRLIAESLRGGTIAAAVILAAGALLFCLSLFTRYATVIGLYESLQAGALGGIALTLLQLALLPNAVIWSASWVVGPGFAVGAGSSVSPGATVLGPVPGLPLLGALPDGSAGPGFLVLLVPILAGFAIGMLLRQRMTEAKPSAPILVGQGLAAGVVAGVILGMLAWISAGSAGPGRLQEVGPNPWLVAAFAALEVGLPAVLGLYAGAVSVLPSRFRRSAQAKPESEPASEPAAGPTA
- the purN gene encoding phosphoribosylglycinamide formyltransferase, with product MLKLVVLISGTGSNLRALLEATLAEDFGARVVAIGADRDAEGLALGEEFGIPTFTVPFTSFPDRASWGDELLAQVQQWSPDLVVLSGMMRLVPPRFVAGLTPNLLNTHPAYLPEFPGAHGVRDAIDAGVDQSGASLIIVDNSVDGGPIVVQERVGVLPGDTEHDLHERIKPVERRLLIQAVRDIATGHINLKEFSTQ
- the purH gene encoding bifunctional phosphoribosylaminoimidazolecarboxamide formyltransferase/IMP cyclohydrolase, translating into MSGPSHDPSLYRSRDIVPVRRALLSVSDKTDLLELAAALAASGVEIVSTGSTASTIRDAGFAVTDVASVTGFAEALDGRVKTLHPAVHAGLLADLRLESHEAQLLELGIAPFELVVVNLYPFAETVASGAPASDVVEQIDIGGPAMVRASAKNHANVAIVVSPTRYPVIIAALQAGGTTLAQRQALAAEAFRHTATYDVNVASWIGNVVAPDDEGTGFPGWVGATWTRQQSLRYGENSHQKAALYRNREGGGIAQATQLHGKEMSYNNFVDADAAVRAAYDFDLPAVAIIKHANPCGIAVAATDAADPIASAHERAHACDPVSAFGGVIAANRTVTAEMARTVSAIFTEVLVAPAFDEEAVEILTAKKNIRLLQLPADYRPTATEIRQVSGGLLMQQADSFADFSSAGWTLAAGSEADAETRSELEFAWRACRAVKSNGILLAAGGASVGVGMGQVNRVDSCHLAVNRAGDRARGSVAASDAFFPFADGLQVLLDAGVTAVVQPGGSVRDEEVIAAANAAGVTMYFTGERHFFH
- the ddaH gene encoding dimethylargininase, whose amino-acid sequence is MTSSDAAAADTPAPPAASPHLAPRPTPRSERPRSTSAAVLSALTVVLGAYLVTVLGYFISSGQQSQALSQFGGFFALPALIAFVLLAVFNLLGATRAWLPALAGGLGAGIIGALLGSAVLLSASTGNILASDVAVYLFGSLVGFNLLFVLSVAITSALLGPRVYGSIIGYRTVGRRSGERHVALVRIPASNLADGELTHIDRIPVNIELADQQWDNYCAALDAEGWETIEVPAAPEMADSVFIEDTVVMFGELAVITNPGAESRNAETVGTEQAVRELGGLAIERISAPGTLDGGDVLKVGKTVYVGRSLRTNAEGIRQLRALLAPHGYTVVAVPLTKALHLKTSVTALPDGTVIGWAPFVDHPELFDRFLAMPEEAGAAVVVLSPDTVLMSASAPRSAALIADLGYRVVTVDISEFEKLEGCVTCLSVRVR
- a CDS encoding ABC transporter ATP-binding protein; translation: MSSTAAPQHPPTPPTSTPAEKPELGAVRALWRLRAFVGPAMPAFVGSMLAALVAQLIALTIPQVLQQIVDGPLANRDAAAVVPLALLVFGLGAVEALLYGLRRWLVVGPGTRVEARMRNTLYAKLQDLPVNFHDKWPSGQLLSRAVSDLGLIRRWLSFGLVLTVVNVIVIIVGVGILMSMNWLLGLIFLVCSLPLWWAGYRFEGRYSEKSRLSQDQAGDLATAVEESVHGIRVLKAFGRGKHALSNFRSQAESLRSTEIAKARLDADIWVWIMVVPAIALSICLTVGIWLAAQGQLSVGELVAFFATATVLAWPIESIGFMLAFALDARTATDRFFDIIDSENTIVDPAEPRSLDRPRGELAFTDVHFRYQDSPERFGDLLDGIDLVLTPGETMALVGLTGCGKTTLTALTTRLYDVTGGSVTLDGVDVRAFKREELRTHIAMAFEDATLFSASVRENVLLGRPELAGDDPSVRAEADRVLEQALAIAQAAFAYDLPEGLDTRVGEEGMSLSGGQRQRLALARAVAAKPAVLVLDDPLSALDVTTEAKVEAALREILASTTALIVAHRPSTVMLADRVALMEDGRITAVGTHSELLRESEHYRFVITSLEEDARLAAAVEDPGPDPAPETAIETEKTIAAEFEAEARAERATREEATR